From Anaerohalosphaera lusitana, one genomic window encodes:
- a CDS encoding CHC2 zinc finger domain-containing protein — protein MSKIQIEISTEEFLEQIHGKNALIYFNVASNTWRNKPQSYSEAKRKLKYRNSQGDDIGFIVNSGGSKKEDINRINACFIDWDCGRDANGEYFSLHYVKKKKDEFVKYLSDSPLNPSYIVETRNGFHVYWLTKDYSVTPEQLVNIQKRLIVYFNADPSCTTPNRVMRLPGYLWIKSKSNCSPFNVRIYNYNSLRYSYNDFDASFPFVSDDDFSEYLEENKKGRKSDHNNSFSYYNNTCDIYEGTFPDDIKEKDSLTNNNSIIDILKKKNLADYLGIEYDCQITPDKSLHLRCPFHDDSQESASIFVDKQTGHFRIYCHSSHCGFNGSIIDVVMKQKNCDVSDAVRHLIQHYDIQKDEKWKKDKRREIDDNINIVERINELKDEYPNLYHFVNRVRDDLLSKLRFARDKIALRTSKGDVIVICSLRKFNALKGGRRNDVGRQNERIDRYCVLGLMRKLPDEEITKSLMMNLQGQRDSLVKGLGVKGDKANIYRSQCYSFPAYTPDVLAEAEETAKKLRENGVKMNSISRDMIWQVLGPEKAAQIYPQVHKQGISSAGNKFMGKVESCLLQQLHTRGYARVPEIISEITQEYDWKSVTDRRVKKYIPGLLTKHGLAEVTCTKALKEQFRIISRGYPKIVIKKSVLASGAA, from the coding sequence ATGAGCAAAATTCAGATAGAAATTAGCACTGAAGAATTTTTGGAACAGATTCATGGCAAGAATGCACTGATTTATTTCAATGTAGCTTCAAATACTTGGAGAAACAAGCCTCAGAGCTATTCAGAGGCAAAAAGAAAGCTCAAGTACCGTAACAGTCAGGGAGACGATATTGGCTTCATAGTCAATTCTGGTGGCTCTAAGAAGGAGGACATAAATCGCATCAATGCCTGTTTCATTGACTGGGATTGTGGCAGAGATGCTAATGGTGAGTATTTTTCACTTCATTATGTCAAAAAGAAAAAGGATGAGTTTGTTAAGTACCTTTCTGATTCTCCGCTGAATCCATCATATATCGTAGAAACAAGAAATGGATTTCATGTCTATTGGCTCACAAAGGATTATTCTGTTACTCCTGAACAGCTTGTTAATATCCAAAAAAGACTCATTGTATATTTCAATGCAGACCCATCATGTACTACTCCTAACAGAGTAATGCGTCTACCTGGATATCTTTGGATTAAATCTAAATCTAATTGTTCACCATTTAATGTTCGTATATATAATTACAATTCTCTTCGATATTCTTACAATGACTTTGATGCTTCATTCCCTTTTGTCTCAGATGATGATTTTTCTGAGTATTTAGAAGAAAACAAAAAGGGCAGGAAAAGTGACCACAATAATAGCTTTAGCTATTATAATAATACCTGTGATATTTATGAGGGCACTTTTCCTGATGATATTAAAGAGAAAGATAGTTTAACTAATAATAACAGCATCATAGATATACTCAAAAAGAAGAATTTAGCTGATTATCTTGGTATTGAGTATGATTGCCAAATTACTCCTGATAAGTCACTGCATTTGAGATGTCCCTTTCATGATGACAGCCAAGAGAGTGCGTCAATATTCGTAGATAAGCAAACAGGCCATTTTAGAATATACTGTCATAGTTCCCATTGCGGATTCAATGGCAGTATCATCGATGTAGTCATGAAACAGAAGAATTGTGATGTCAGTGATGCTGTTAGGCATTTGATTCAGCATTACGATATTCAGAAGGATGAAAAATGGAAAAAAGACAAAAGAAGGGAAATTGATGATAATATCAACATTGTCGAGAGGATAAATGAGCTCAAGGACGAATACCCGAACCTGTATCATTTTGTCAATAGAGTGAGAGATGATTTGCTTTCAAAGCTCAGATTTGCCAGAGATAAGATTGCTTTGCGTACTTCAAAGGGAGACGTGATTGTGATTTGTTCCTTGAGGAAATTCAATGCATTGAAGGGAGGGAGAAGAAATGACGTTGGAAGACAGAATGAAAGGATTGACAGATATTGTGTTTTGGGCCTGATGAGGAAATTGCCAGATGAGGAGATTACAAAATCTTTGATGATGAATTTACAGGGACAAAGAGATTCTTTGGTAAAAGGACTGGGTGTTAAGGGAGATAAGGCCAATATCTATCGTTCTCAGTGCTACAGTTTTCCAGCATATACACCAGATGTCTTGGCAGAAGCAGAAGAAACAGCTAAGAAACTAAGGGAGAATGGTGTCAAGATGAACTCAATTTCTAGAGACATGATTTGGCAGGTACTCGGTCCTGAGAAGGCTGCTCAAATTTATCCGCAGGTTCATAAACAGGGGATTAGCAGTGCCGGTAACAAGTTCATGGGCAAAGTTGAGTCATGCCTGTTGCAGCAGTTGCATACGCGAGGCTATGCAAGGGTTCCTGAAATTATCTCAGAAATAACACAAGAGTATGACTGGAAGTCTGTGACTGACAGAAGGGTCAAAAAGTACATTCCTGGTTTGCTCACAAAGCACGGACTGGCCGAGGTTACATGCACGAAAGCATTGAAAGAACAATTTAGAATCATCAGCAGAGGATATCCAAAAATAGTCATCAAAAAGTCAGTTCTTGCATCAGGTGCTGCATGA